In one Lolium rigidum isolate FL_2022 chromosome 3, APGP_CSIRO_Lrig_0.1, whole genome shotgun sequence genomic region, the following are encoded:
- the LOC124701187 gene encoding girdin-like gives MFKLHRHRASDRSVGERFEFRFSSFRAVQVPAVSDRLFLSIVSVDTGKTIAKSSKAAARSGICQWPDSILEPIWFSRDEVSKEYDECQYKIVVSVGSIKTGILGEILLNLSNFLNLVDPTAISLPLKKCNSGTVLQLKVQFLGTKAKSSGVRSSKDMPPRIADRCLINDDMHNKSDGSDNVRSVRSSPGNPVGGTYQDEPGNREMSFSASGSHRSSNSGDSTADRANLSPRENSNGGLYAGRQDSGSSYVSAGRGDEGFKSNNSSFSSRASGPNTVQGNTPKSFSNGIAQSSLGTSDSSKDLLEAAEETIEELRDEAKMWERHSRKLKADLEALKRESSEKSKQQAELAVELSAAHAERDSYMHEIEELKSSRKELNTRQTKSGTPKRGDWIDLQKELEDEMKFLKESNASLAVQLKNTQEANIELVSILQELEETIEEQRLEISQNSKVKDVTNPPVSKNGLVKDDTEWARKLSMKEDEIKILREKLDHVLNIENAGAAGSDTIYLELEKENESLRVKVQELEKDCSELTEENLELIYTLKESGVVKGQDPLVSLSDAKELQKKCADLELKLLRFRDQGCELEDKLQKSQEELEQKNLELSKLREELEGFNGGETGGVRGYQFGREDQKDSESEAEMVKTRVQILQQENDNFRRFTVEREDFISEIQEQKSQLEERLAASAKESSITSKCLDELQQDILVLSSSIDSHVSANKVLERNIIELESCKSELELHISELEQENIELSERISGLEAQLSYMTNEKESTELQMHDSKSLVISLKDKLERQQVEMDTQRLEFKQKQQEAHRKLAEAQDDSEVLRRSNSNLQSTVENLIEECSSLQNLTAELKRQKLELHGRFMQQEQELDSSKKRIHDFCKTVEFLEAKLSSLQKDISSKEQYLLSELESIFQEHSEQEEKINRAHFMLNKIEKEKMLEVENLEREVVSLNAQVSSTHEEREDDTVDAIREVSILRADKAKLEANFENVSAQLRHYESQLEDLRKESKSKIKGLVDSLNASKQSEEMLTADAEHMKKLMEAAKSNEDELRKISGEQELKLKSSDYEKQQMMEELSGLKLQVQKITSLQDEASKLKSSLDEVKFEKGKIKELLQSVTEECEELKAQKAMLTDKVSEMQETLKNGEEEKRSRRSMQAKLVRLESDLSASEASHVHEAELKNELSRIRRSNSEYQRKIQSLEQEIEDLTRQTQEIGDSTLNRETDLQSKIELLETKLSEALEENKMHRAQEKSPISDGQSSAEEKILQLEGDLRDMKERFLNMSLEYAEVEAQRERLVMELKTLKKGGRWF, from the exons ATGTTCAagctccaccgccaccgcgcctccGACCGGAGTGTCGGCGAGCGCTTCGAGTTCAGGTTCTCCAGCTTCCGCGCCGTCCAG GTCCCTGCAGTATCCGACAGGCTGTTCCTCTCAATAGTCTCCGTCGATACCGGGAAAACGATCGCCAAGTCAAGTAAAGCAGCCGCCCGCAGCGGGATCTGCCAGTGGCCCGATTCCATACTGGAACCCATATGGTTTTCTCGGGACGAAGTGTCGAAAGAGTACGACGAGTGCCAGTACAAGATCGTTGTTTCTGTG GGGTCGATAAAAACTGGTATTCTCGGCGAAATCTTGCTGAATTTATCTAACTTTCTGAATCTGGTGGACCCAACAGCTATCTCTCTGCCATTGAAGAAATGCAATTCTGGAACTGTTTTACAG CTGAAGGTTCAATTTCTTGGCACAAAAGCTAAGTCAAG TGGCGTTAGATCATCGAAGGACATGCCCCCTCGTATCGCCGACCGTTGTCTAATAAATGATGATATGCATAACAAATCAGATGGCTCTGATAATGTCAGGAGTGTCCGGTCTTCACCAGGAAACCCTGTAGGTGGCACTTATCAAGATGAACCTGGAAATAGG GAAATGAGTTTCTCAGCATCTGGTTCTCACCGGAGTTCCAATTCTGGAGATAGTACTGCCGATAGAGCAAACTTATCTCCGAGAGAAAACTCTAATGGTGGATTGTATGCCGGGAGGCAGGATTCAGGTAGTTCATATGTTAGTGCTGGCCGTGGTGATGAAGGATTCAAATCAAACAATTCATCTTTCAGTTCCCGGGCCTCAGGTCCAAACACAGTTCAAGGGAATACTCCAAAATCATTCTCAAACGGGATTGCTCAATCATCACTGGGGACATCTGATTCATCCAAAGATCTTCTTGAGGCTGCTGAAGAAACAATTGAGGAACTCCGTGATGAAGCAAAAATGTGGGAACGACATTCTCGCAAACTGAAGGCAGATCTAGAGGCGCTGAAGAGGGAATCTTCTGAGAAATCCAAGCAGCAGGCTGAGCTAGCAGTTGAACTGTCTGCTGCACATGCTGAGAGGgattcctatatgcatgaaattgAAGAATTGAAGTCATCTCGGAAAGAGTTAAACACACGGCAAACAAAATCAGGAACTCCCAAACGTGGTGACTGGATTGACCTGCAGAAGGAACTAGAAGACGAGATGAAGTTTCTGAAAGAATCAAATGCAAGCTTAGCGGTACAACTGAAGAATACTCAAGAGGCAAATATAGAGCTTGTTTCTATTCTTCAGGAACTGGAAGAGACCATTGAAGAGCAGAGACTGGAGATATCTCAAAATTCGAAGGTCAAGGATGTCACTAATCCGCCTGTCTCGAAGAATGGGTTAGTCAAAGATGACACAGAATGGGCTAGGAAACTGTCAATGAAAGAGGATGAAATTAAAATATTGAGGGAGAAATTAGATCATGTTCTCAATATTGAAAATGCAGGTGCGGCAGGTTCTGATACCATTTATCTTgaattggaaaaagaaaatgaaagtttAAGGGTAAAAGTACAAGAGCTCGAGAAAGATTGTTCTGAACTAACAGAGGAAAATCTGGAGCTTATATATACGTTGAAAGAAAGCGGTGTGGTAAAAGGGCAGGATCCTCTTGTTTCATTGTCTGATGCCAAAGAGTTACAGAAAAAGTGTGCTGACCTTGAGCTGAAGCTGCTACGTTTTAGGGATCAAGGCTGTGAGCTAGAAGATAAGCTCCAAAAAAGCCAAGAAGAACTAGAGCAAAAAAATCTTGAGCTATCTAAGCTAAGAGAGGAGCTTGAAGGCTTCAATGGTGGTGAAACTGGTGGTGTGAGAGGATACCAATTTGGAAGAGAAGACCAAAAGGATAGTGAATCTGAGGCAGAAATGGTGAAGACCAGAGTCCAGATACTACAACAGGAAAATGACAACTTCCGGCGCTTCACAGTTGAAAGGGAAGATTTTATTTCTGAAATTCAGGAACAGAAGAGTCAGTTGGAGGAACGCTTGGCAGCATCAGCTAAAGAAAGTAGCATAACTTCCAAATGCTTGGATGAATTGCAGCAAGATATTTTAGTGCTTTCTAGCAGCATAGATTCACATGTGTCTGCTAATAAGGTTCTAGAAAGAAATATAATTGAACTGGAGAGCTGCAAATCTGAACTAGAACTACATATATCAGAGCTGGAACAGGAAAATATTGAGTTGTCAGAACGTATATCTGGACTGGAAGCTCAATTATCTTACATGACAAATGAAAAGGAGTCAACTGAGCTGCAGATGCATGACTCAAAATCACTTGTCATCAGTCTCAAAGATAAGTTGGAGCGACAACAAGTAGAGATGGATACTCAAAGGCTGGAGTTTAAACAAAAGCAACAGGAAGCTCACAGAAAATTGGCTGAAGCACAGGACGATTCGGAAGTTCTGAGAAGATCTAACTCTAATTTACAATCGACAGTTGAGAACCTTATTGAAGAGTGCAGTTCTCTTCAAAATCTAACTGCAGAGCTGAAAAGGCAGAAGTTGGAATTGCATGGCCGGTTTATGCAACAAGAGCAGGAATTGGATAGCTCGAAAAAAAGGATACATGATTTTTGTAAAACTGTGGAATTTCTAGAAGCGAAGCTTTCTTCTCTTCAGAAGGACATATCTTCCAAAGAGCAATATTTATTGTCAGAACTGGAGAGTATTTTCCAGGAGCACTCAGAGCAAGAAGAAAAGATAAACCGTGCTCATTTTATGTTAAATAAGATCGAGAAAGAAAAGATGCTTGAAGTAGAGAATCTCGAGAGGGAGGTCGTCAGCCTCAATGCACAGGTCTCCTCCACAcatgaggagagagaagatgacACAGTAGATGCCATTCGGGAGGTATCTATTCTGCGAGCTGACAAGGCTAAACTTGAGGCTAATTTCGAAAATGTCAGTGCGCAGTTGAGACATTACGAGTCTCAGTTAGAGGACCTTCGCAAGGAGTCCAAAAGCAAGATTAAAGGTTTGGTTGATTCCCTTAACGCATCCAAACAGAGCGAGGAAATGTTGACAGCAGATGCTGAACATATGAAGAAGTTGATGGAAGCTGCTAAATCAAATGAAGATGAGCTACGGAAGATCTCTGGTGAACAAGAGTTAAAGCTTAAATCTAGTGACTATGAGAAACAGCAAATGATGGAGGAATTATCTGGCCTGAAACTGCAAGTCCAGAAAATAACTAGTCTTCAAGATGAAGCTTCCAAACTTAAAAGCTCCCTTGACGAGGTTAAATTTGAAAAGGGAAAAATTAAGGAGCTACTGCAGTCTGTGACTGAGGAATGTGAAGAACTGAAGGCACAGAAAGCTATGTTAACAGATAAAGTTTCTGAAATGCAAGAGACTTTGAAGAATGGTGAAGAAGAAAAACGAAGCAGAAGATCTATGCAAGCAAAGCTTGTGAGATTGGAGAGTGATTTATCTGCATCGGAAGCATCGCATGTACATGAAGCAGAGTTAAAGAACGAACTTAGTAGGATCAGAAGATCAAACAGTGAATACCAGAGGAAGATACAGTCACTTGAGCAGGAAATTGAGGATTTGACTAGGCAAACTCAG GAGATTGGAGATTCTACACTTAACAGGGAAACAGATCTTCAGTCGAAGATTGAATTACTGGAAACTAAGCTTTCAGAAGCCCTGGAGGAAAATAAGATGCACAGGGCTCAAGAAAAGAG TCCCATTTCGGATGGGCAATCTTCTGCTGAGGAAAAGATTTTGCAACTGGAAGGAGATCTAAGAGATATGAAGGAGCGATTTCTCAACATGAGCTTAGAGTACGCAGAGGTGGAGGCCCAGCGGGAACGATTAGTGATGGAGCTGAAAACTCTCAAGAAGGGGGGACGATGGTTCTAG